The following coding sequences are from one Cercospora beticola chromosome 4, complete sequence window:
- a CDS encoding uncharacterized protein (antiSMASH:Cluster_7), whose product MTMRQRSWSSAASEAAAKKAEEAASLLTSHEGRTSDPGTNEDGGSRTGIRAIVMLQGKPFFFLVFTWILFIVYILHPSSPSLTSIATAVKEVTDISGSKQNHTISKNPPANLHLVVPASKADVNLCKVMVSAGILGYPDPVVVNWGEDFDDPKYVEGGSHLAKVTGIAQYFNHLDPAKDDDLVLMIDGYDIWLQLRPQTLVDRYFAVNKRADERIAKELGTAAKEHNIHQEIIFGCQKRCWPWTEKDPPCYAVPFSSLPEDVYGPETDTDIGNQANPFIKIRPRFINSGVAMGTVKAMRKMFNQARDLLTNDPFEANMGSDQYIFSHILGDQEVWREALRQDSRNNLQKMKEKLEGGYEPLHPFVPSHVEEVRKKAALRPDKNFEFGIGLDYRMEIGLNTVFSEDDTAWLHWNDTTELELAEQRENIPPTHPYGVTNQTLAKDITDTQPPFWTFNHDPKFPRWMNWTEVPLFTNIWTGIVPAVIHHNAHRDGRKALRETWWNETWYAGYTRYLYDAHIWEPVMPIAYGGYDEDSMRQYWPDERWRGGGRVPSANPEEDDFQSRWIKFDEICRPFHEEIFRDGRGEWILPDVH is encoded by the exons ATGACCATGCGGCAGCGGTCGTGGTCTTCGGCCGCTtcagaagctgctgccaaAAAGGCAGAAGAGGCTGCCTCTCTTCTGACGTCTCATGAAGGCCGTACGTCTGACCCTGGTACCAATGAAGACGGAGGCTCGAGGACTGGCATAAGAGCAATCGTCATGCTGCAAGGCAAGCCATTTTTCTTCCTGGTTTTCACGTGGATCTTATTCATTGTGTATATTCTTCAT CCTTCATCACCGAGTTTAACATCAATTGCGACAGCCGTAAAAGAAGTAACAGATATCTCTGGGTCAAAACAGAACCATACAATCAGCAAAAACCCTCCAGCAAATTTGCACCTCGTGGTGCCAGCATCTAAGGCCGATGTCAACCTCTGCAAAGTCATGGTCAGCGCGGGAATTCTGGGCTATCCCGATCCTGTTGTCGTGAATTGGGGAGAAGACTTTGACGATCCAAAGTATGTCGAAGGTGGTTCCCACTTGGCCAAGGTGACTGGAATAGCACAATATTTCAACCACCTTGACCCGGCAAAGGATGATGACCTGGTACTCATGATAGATGGCTACGATATTTGGCTTCAGCTCCGGCCTCAGACACTGGTAGATCGCTACTTTGCTGTCAACAAGCGAGCAGACGAACGCATAGCCAAGGAACTTGGAACTGCTGCGAAGGAGCACAATATTCATCAAGAGATCATCTTTGGGTGCCAGAAGCGCTGCTGGCCATGGACAGAGAAGGATCCGCCTTGCTATGCTGTGCCGTTCTCCAGTCTTCCTGAAGACGTTTATGGCCCGGAAACAGATACAGACATTGGAAACCAGGCGAACCCTTTCATCAAGATTCGCCCGCGCTTCATCAATTCGGGCGTGGCAATGGGAACTGTCAAGGCGATGCGCAAAATGTTCAACCAGGCTCGCGACCTTCTCACAAATGACCCCTTCGAGGCGAACATGGGCTCAGACCAGTACATCTTCTCCCACATTCTCGGAGACCAGGAAGTCTGGCGTGAAGCTTTACGTCAAGACTCGCGCAACAACCTCCAAAAGATGAAAGAAAAACTGGAAGGCGGATACGAACCTCTGCACCCCTTCGTCCCATCCCATGTAGAAGAAGTCCGAAAGAAAGCCGCTCTCCGCCCAGACAAAAATTTCGAGTTCGGCATCGGTCTCGACTACAGAATGGAAATCGGACTCAACACAGTCTTCTCCGAAGATGACACAGCCTGGCTACACTGGAACGACACAACAGAGCTCGAACTAGCCGAACAACGCGAAAACATTCCTCCAACGCATCCTTACGGAGTCACAAATCAGACTCTCGCAAAGGATATCACAGACACACAGCCCCCGTTCTGGACCTTCAACCACGATCCCAAATTCCCACGCTGGATGAACTGGACCGAAGTCCCATTGTTCACGAACATCTGGACAGGAATTGTCCCCGCAGTCATCCATCACAATGCACACAGAGACGGCCGCAAAGCTTTACGAGAGACGTGGTGGAATGAAACTTGGTACGCGGGCTACACGAGATATCTGTACGATGCGCATATTTGGGAACCCGTCATGCCGATTGCGTATGGAGGTTACGATGAAGATAGCATGAGGCAGTACTGGCCGGATGAGAGATGGAGAGGGGGTGGAAGGGTACCTTCCGCGAACCCGGAGGAAGACGATTTCCAATCAAGATGGATCAAATTTGATGAGATCTGCAGACCATTTCATGAGGAAATATTTAGGGATGGGAGGGGTGAGTGGATTTTACCAGATGTTCATTAA
- a CDS encoding uncharacterized protein (antiSMASH:Cluster_7): MDQEAEEVLGKRRSADMRAELAKHRNYSPHLDNAYVHLAIVIQDLKSSLFERLGRAGHHVVHGRTCDCLHNTAVTILTQLADQRVNVNARFTSRELCNSISSYSLSVEGEHISYPVSVAAEQKPEALSNDVLKLKKGRIHLSCIRRGNKTEDCADRATVDRGVRRLGLDHVAGRNLGWKQWEMTESPIFMLPRT, from the coding sequence ATGGACCAAGAGGCTGAAGAAGTGCTGGGGAAACGAAGGTCTGCAGACATGAGAGCTGAGCTAGCAAAGCACAGGAATTATTCACCACACCTTGATAACGCCTACGTGCACCTCGCTATCGTCATCCAGGATCTGAAGAGTAGCCTGTTCGAACGTTTGGGTCGCGCTGGGCACCACGTCGTACATGGACGCACTTGCGACTGCCTACACAACACAGCAGTCACCATCCTGACCCAGCTTGCCGACCAACGAGTCAACGTCAACGCACGCTTCACCTCCCGTGAGTTGTGTAACTCCATCTCCTCGTATTCGCTGTCAGTCGAGGGCGAGCACATTTCATATCCCGTGTCAGTGGCCGCAGAGCAGAAACCAGAGGCACTTTCGAACGACGTGCTGAAGTTGAAGAAGGGCCGAATTCACCTGTCGTGCATCAGACGCGGCAATAAGACCGAGGACTGTGCGGACCGCGCCACTGTGGACCGAGGAGTTCGAAGACTTGGCTTAGACCACGTCGCCGGCCGAAATCTGGGCTGGAAGCAATGGGAAATGACTGAAAGCCCCATTTTCATGCTGCCTCGCACATAA
- a CDS encoding uncharacterized protein (antiSMASH:Cluster_7) has protein sequence MFQELGGVLKLWSWFEQMLNFNTALRNVIENDLWHDAESVDAIGGDLTCGDAGWYVNTITDTNSASYIKAYAGSTGLNTYRFGSHIKELVQPSNELSLHYWIATKPGRQFGFVTLRVRREVISYICRYHPDHFATFLRFTEMYFSLLFQIIPRPGLRYYLPEGIILRLARSSGDLQSLAGLDMDNLAVTDVEEAFDDDDVILVELWLLNLCGITSGGISNSSGTPTERAGGNSSNKQSARHLCQTHHRSRRLPMRPHVPSQEIVCSAQIGEKSCEARWRFGCQS, from the coding sequence ATGTTTCAAGAGCTCGGAGGAGTGTTGAAACTTTGGAGCTGGTTCGAGCAAATGCTCAACTTCAATACAGCCCTGCGAAACGTCATTGAGAATGATCTCTGGCATGATGCCGAGAGCGTCGATGCAATAGGTGGCGATCTGACTTGCGGAGATGCCGGTTGGTACGTTAATACAATTACGGACACAAATTCCGCATCCTACATCAAGGCGTACGCTGGCAGTACAGGCTTGAACACGTACCGCTTCGGGTCACATATCAAAGAATTGGTGCAACCTTCAAACGAGTTGTCACTGCACTACTGGATAGCGACCAAACCGGGCCGACAGTTCGGATTTGTTACTCTTCGCGTCCGCAGAGAGGTTATCAGCTACATTTGCCGATACCACCCTGACCACTTCGCAACTTTTCTTCGATTCACAGAAATGTACTTCTCGCTATTGTTCCAAATCATACCGCGCCCCGGCCTCCGATACTATCTGCCTGAAGGCATCATATTGCGTTTGGCAAGGAGCAGTGGTGACTTGCAGAGCCTGGCCGGATTGGACATGGACAACCTCGCGGTAACGGACGTTGAGGAGGCgtttgacgatgatgatgtaaTCCTCGTGGAGCTGTGGCTGTTGAACTTGTGTGGCATAACAAGCGGTGGCATTTCGAACTCCTCTGGGACACCCACAGAGCGAGCGGGTGGGAATAGTTCGAACAAGCAGAGTGCACGACACTTATGCCAGACTCACCACCGTTCTCGACGCTTACCCATGCGTCCTCACGTTCCATCTCAAGAAATCGTATGTAGTGCACAAATTGGTGAAAAATCGTGCGAAGCTCGTTGGCGATTCGGATGCCAGTCGTAG
- a CDS encoding uncharacterized protein (antiSMASH:Cluster_7) encodes MCKTLLTGSMLGYPTPTLIAWNETFNREGLLGGGSHVAKISRVLEWLDNLPPETDNDLIFMMDAYDIWFQLPPEVLVERYHMINRKANKRLRDRLGSAYYAENIRQTIVFGAGKRCAPNQMHTVACYPIPDSPLPEDVYGANTDTVMGKSKLSSHRQRYLNSGYIIGPAKDMRLLFRRAWEKVEANQDHGPWDNGSGGSDFMYHGSDQSIFNTVWGEQEFQREVIRRRHRGWLDRLLGRSQTIPHHLEGTLVQDPLNPPFTHEPMEHKAGKPDEFGIGLDFFSDLGQQTVNTEDDTQYLVHGHDLIGQIEARQKRLFNCPSRVTGELPQDVLRTSPPSTVQKPWSQLPLFTNHCLNTIPVMIHHNGDKGARSWQWPMTWMQPHARRQFESILGDESNVLAAGRSTGGANLPTGESLSFQDLCTQDFEYELFRDVDPPETPPRGW; translated from the exons ATGTGCAAGACCTTATTGACTGGCTCCATGCTTGGGTATCCCACGCCGACACTCATTGCCTGGAACGAGACATTCAACCGCGAAGGCCTTCTTGGTGGTGGCAGTCACGTTGCCAAGATCTCGCGAGTCTTGGAATGGCTCGACAACTTGCCGCCTGAGACGGACAACGATCTGATTTTCATGATGGACGCTTATG ATATCTGGTTTCAACTCCCACCTGAAGTTCTAGTTGAGCGATACCACATGATCAATCGGAAAGCCAACAAGAGACTTCGAGACCGCTTGGGCAGTGCATATTACGCTGAGAACATTCGACAGACGATTGTTTTCGGTGCGGGAAAGCGATGTGCTCCAAATCAAATGCACACTGTCGCCTGTTACCCTATTCCGGACTCTCCTTTGCCAGAGGACGTCTATGGAGCGAATACGGACACCGTCATGGGCAAGAGTAAGCTCTCAAGCCACAGACAGAGATATCTCAACTCTGG GTACATTATCGGACCGGCCAAGGACATGCGACTACTGTTCAGACGGGCTTGGGAGAAAGTCGAGGCCAATCAAGACCACGGCCCGTGGGATAATGGGAGCGGTGGTTCTGACTTCAT GTATCATGGATCTGATCAA TCCATATTCAATACCGTGTGGGGTGAACAAGAATTCCAGCGCGAAGTAATTCGACGCAGGCATCGTGGCTGGCTCGACCGCTTACTCGGCCGTAGCCAGACAATTCCCCATCATCTCGAAGGCACGCTCGTCCAGGATCCTCTCAATCCGCCTTTCACTCATGAACCCATGGAGCACAAAGCGGGAAAGCCGGACGAGTTCGGAATCGGGTTGGACTTTTTCAGTGATCTCGGACAACAGACGGTGAACACCGAAGACGATACGCAGTATCTGGTGCATGGCCATGATCTCATAGGACAAATAGAAGCACGCCAAAAACGACTTTTCAATTGCCCCTCTCGAGTGACTGGAGAACTACCTCAGGACGTGCTAAGGACATCACCTCCATCAACTGTGCAGAAACCTTGGAGTCAGCTACCACTATTCACGAACCATTGCCTCAATACGATACCAGTGATGATTCACCACAATGGAGATAAGGGCGCCCGATCGTGGCAGTGGCCCATGACCTGGATGCAGCCCCACGCCCGACGCCAATTCGAGTCTATACTGGGAGATGAGAGCAATGTGCTCGCTGCGGGCAGATCAACAGGCGGTGCAAATCTTCCGACAGGAGAGTCATTAAGCTTCCAGGACCTGTGCACACAGGACTTCGAGTACGAGCTTTTCAGAGACGTAGATCCTCCAGAAACCCCACCCAGAGGCTGGTAG
- a CDS encoding uncharacterized protein (antiSMASH:Cluster_7): MGSRADIIAGANGQHSLPKTEQHYWVNLIYQSESLSDAAPKPLSRLRDVLPEWPANETETLSEISEAHAHEWDVLDPKDTLKRKRQEGVPAHEDGAAKRIITAAVVRFIDVSREHVDLAIKLTHTAEQVQISRDPLRNC, translated from the coding sequence ATGGGCAGCAGAGCTGACATTATCGCAGGCGCCAACGGGCAACACAGCTTGCCAAAGACAGAGCAACACTACTGGGTCAACCTCATCTACCAGTCGGAGAGCCTGTCCGACGCCGCACCGAAGCCCCTCTCGCGCCTCAGAGATGTCCTGCCGGAGTGGCCAGCCAACGAAACCGAAACATTGAGCGAGATCAGCGAAGCGCACGCACACGAATGGGATGTCTTAGACCCCAAAGACACCCTCAAGCGTAAGCGCCAAGAAGGTGTGCCAGCCCACGAGGATGGAGCAGCGAAAAGAATCATCACCGCTGCCGTCGTGCGATTCATCGATGTCTCTCGTGAACACGTCGACCTGGCCATCAAATTGACACACACTGCCGAACAAGTTCAAATCAGCAGAGACCCGCTTCGCAACTGTTAA